One window of the Rhodococcus sovatensis genome contains the following:
- a CDS encoding YoaK family protein, which translates to MTDKTRSPWLLLVLSFGAGATDAFAFLALGGIFTANMTGNLVLVGLVGRDDYLATLVGAAVSIAVFFVVLLVGFRYAHTTTRSPVRSTRMLLGVAAGVQVASLAAWWILHSPTDPIVVDGLVALSAAAMALQTVVARTSAVGGGLSTTFVTGTMVNVVDDLARGDTEYLALRIGAIAALVAGSFAGAVSIFAAPQHGPIVSAVTGCIALGLAVFGVRRSKRWTS; encoded by the coding sequence ATGACCGACAAGACTCGCTCGCCGTGGCTCCTGCTTGTGCTCTCGTTCGGAGCAGGCGCCACCGACGCGTTCGCGTTCCTGGCTCTGGGTGGGATCTTCACCGCCAACATGACCGGCAACCTGGTGCTGGTCGGGCTCGTCGGACGGGACGACTACCTCGCCACATTGGTCGGAGCCGCGGTCTCCATCGCCGTGTTCTTCGTCGTTCTTCTGGTCGGATTTCGATACGCGCACACGACGACTCGATCACCCGTTCGCTCGACGAGAATGCTGCTCGGTGTGGCGGCGGGGGTCCAGGTCGCAAGTCTCGCGGCTTGGTGGATTCTGCACAGTCCGACCGATCCCATCGTCGTCGACGGACTCGTCGCGCTGTCGGCGGCGGCGATGGCACTCCAGACAGTCGTCGCACGCACATCCGCGGTGGGCGGTGGACTGTCGACGACGTTCGTGACCGGAACGATGGTGAACGTCGTCGACGACCTTGCCCGCGGTGACACCGAATACTTGGCGCTGCGGATCGGTGCTATCGCAGCGCTGGTCGCCGGGTCGTTCGCGGGAGCCGTGTCGATCTTTGCCGCACCGCAGCACGGCCCGATCGTGTCCGCGGTGACCGGCTGTATTGCGCTGGGGCTGGCCGTATTCGGAGTTCGCCGGTCGAAGCGCTGGACAAGCTAG
- a CDS encoding lipase family protein — translation MGAVALGLSYDTPVGLWGYSGGGLATSWAAEMAETYAPEIDIVGAALGSPVGDPASAFLRLNATLHAGLPALVVEGLRRTYPDLDRVVREHVNAEGLALLESVNDLTTVAAVRKLARHDLDRYIDIPLSDLLAKPEILEVFEEIQPGRIAPAVPMLVVQAVHDQIIAVDDVDGQVDRYLDNGAHVTYLRDRLSEHLSLHPLSAPLTLDWLQDRFDGQPLPPSGITTVWSTASSFGAVRDLFALAWSATLALLGRPL, via the coding sequence ATGGGGGCAGTGGCGCTCGGATTGTCGTACGACACCCCAGTCGGGCTGTGGGGATACTCCGGTGGCGGTCTCGCGACGTCGTGGGCCGCCGAGATGGCGGAGACATACGCGCCCGAGATCGACATCGTCGGTGCCGCCCTCGGATCACCCGTCGGAGATCCCGCATCGGCCTTCCTGCGGCTCAACGCGACGTTGCATGCGGGCCTGCCCGCGTTGGTCGTCGAAGGTCTTCGGCGTACCTACCCCGATCTGGACCGCGTGGTGCGCGAACACGTCAACGCCGAAGGTCTCGCACTGCTCGAGTCGGTCAACGACCTCACCACCGTCGCCGCGGTCAGGAAGCTCGCGCGACACGATCTCGACAGGTACATCGACATCCCGTTGTCAGACCTGCTGGCCAAGCCCGAAATCCTCGAAGTGTTCGAGGAGATCCAGCCGGGACGTATTGCACCGGCCGTGCCGATGCTCGTAGTCCAGGCGGTCCACGACCAGATCATCGCGGTCGACGACGTCGATGGGCAGGTGGATCGCTACCTCGACAACGGGGCACACGTGACGTACCTGCGTGACCGGCTCAGTGAGCACCTGTCGCTGCATCCACTCTCGGCACCGCTGACGCTCGACTGGCTGCAGGACAGGTTCGACGGTCAGCCGTTACCGCCGTCGGGCATCACGACGGTCTGGTCGACGGCTTCGTCGTTCGGGGCAGTGCGCGATCTGTTCGCGTTGGCATGGTCGGCGACGTTGGCGTTGCTGGGTCGCCCGCTCTGA
- the dapA gene encoding 4-hydroxy-tetrahydrodipicolinate synthase: MNSEQLFGSNLVAMVTPMGAGHGLDESSLDQLVEHLIATRCDGIVVAGTAGEAPTLTETETAALIESVAAKANGRARVIAGVGTNDTASSVARARRAQSAGADALLVVCPYYSRPTQAGIVAHCMAVADATDLPVMLYDVPARAGTAMDPATLVELAGHPNIRAVKDAKGDLFEAMSMMSRTSLDYYCGIDELNLPYLAIGAAGLVSVVGNIVAEQNAELIQLVRDGDLESARRLQRGLLPFTDAVMRTSQGAIMAKVALHALGIIDAAAVRLPLLESPQEHVQRLAATLPHLPMTSRPARTIESVSMP, encoded by the coding sequence ATGAACAGTGAACAGCTCTTCGGATCCAACCTCGTCGCCATGGTCACGCCGATGGGTGCCGGGCACGGTCTGGATGAATCCAGCCTGGACCAGCTCGTCGAGCACTTGATTGCCACCCGGTGCGACGGCATCGTCGTGGCAGGCACAGCAGGTGAGGCACCCACGCTCACCGAGACCGAGACGGCGGCGCTGATCGAATCGGTAGCGGCGAAGGCGAACGGCCGAGCACGGGTGATCGCAGGAGTCGGCACCAACGACACTGCATCCAGTGTCGCGCGAGCTCGTCGGGCTCAGTCGGCGGGGGCGGATGCACTGCTGGTCGTCTGCCCGTACTACTCGCGGCCGACGCAGGCCGGAATCGTTGCTCATTGCATGGCGGTGGCGGATGCGACGGATCTGCCGGTGATGCTCTACGACGTCCCCGCGCGCGCTGGGACCGCGATGGACCCGGCGACACTCGTCGAACTTGCGGGACACCCGAACATTCGCGCAGTCAAAGACGCGAAAGGCGATCTGTTCGAGGCTATGTCGATGATGTCTCGGACTTCGCTCGACTATTACTGTGGAATCGACGAGCTGAACTTGCCGTACCTTGCCATCGGTGCGGCGGGGCTCGTCAGCGTCGTGGGAAACATCGTGGCAGAGCAGAACGCCGAACTCATACAACTGGTCCGTGACGGCGATCTCGAATCGGCTCGTCGTCTACAGCGGGGACTGCTGCCGTTCACCGATGCAGTCATGAGGACATCCCAGGGGGCAATCATGGCAAAGGTCGCACTGCACGCGCTCGGTATCATCGACGCTGCGGCAGTGCGACTTCCGCTCCTCGAGTCGCCGCAGGAGCACGTGCAGCGCCTAGCGGCGACACTCCCTCACCTGCCGATGACGTCCAGGCCGGCGCGCACGATCGAATCGGTGTCGATGCCGTGA
- a CDS encoding LysR family transcriptional regulator codes for MIEVAALHALRSVAALGTMARAAHELGFTASAVSQQIKRLERQVGVEVLAPAGRGVVLTPAGQALVDSSPDVFDALERCAEAARSVAEGAPRGTLRVVAFSTAIRGLLASAVGRLASECPDLEIRISEQDPDRAVHSVDTGSADVALVHDADGLPAPMPFSLDRSLVHTDFGDIVVHRRHPLAQFTVPLTPAALQGNEWVTSPPGTVCHQWFRRLVADLPEAPDVRHLVDDFSSQLSLVASANVVALIPRLARPPLGDDLVALALQRPPTREVHAAWRRSAESSPSIRALVAELSGEA; via the coding sequence ATGATCGAAGTTGCCGCACTGCACGCTCTGCGCTCGGTTGCCGCTCTAGGGACCATGGCGCGGGCAGCCCACGAACTTGGATTCACCGCGTCCGCGGTGTCGCAGCAAATCAAACGATTGGAACGCCAAGTCGGAGTCGAGGTACTCGCACCTGCGGGTCGAGGAGTCGTGCTGACGCCGGCTGGACAGGCCCTCGTCGACTCATCCCCCGACGTGTTCGACGCCCTGGAGCGGTGCGCGGAGGCTGCGCGGTCCGTCGCCGAAGGCGCTCCGCGGGGCACCCTGCGCGTCGTCGCTTTCTCGACCGCCATTCGCGGTCTCCTGGCGTCGGCGGTGGGCAGGCTGGCGAGCGAGTGTCCAGATCTCGAAATCCGAATTAGCGAACAGGATCCCGATCGCGCCGTGCACAGCGTCGATACTGGATCCGCCGATGTCGCACTGGTCCACGACGCGGACGGTCTGCCCGCACCGATGCCTTTCTCGCTCGATCGGAGCCTCGTACACACCGACTTCGGCGACATCGTCGTGCATCGGCGGCATCCCCTCGCGCAGTTCACTGTGCCGCTGACTCCAGCTGCACTACAGGGCAATGAATGGGTGACTAGTCCGCCGGGAACTGTTTGCCACCAATGGTTTCGACGCCTGGTCGCGGATCTTCCCGAGGCCCCTGACGTTCGACATCTCGTCGACGACTTCTCCAGCCAACTCTCGTTGGTCGCATCCGCGAATGTCGTCGCCCTCATCCCCCGCCTCGCCCGCCCGCCCCTCGGAGATGATCTTGTCGCACTGGCACTGCAGCGGCCACCGACGCGAGAGGTTCATGCAGCGTGGCGTCGTAGCGCAGAGTCGAGCCCGTCGATCCGAGCACTCGTCGCCGAATTGTCTGGCGAGGCGTGA
- a CDS encoding aspartate aminotransferase family protein — protein sequence MSTDSFWDDADRHLVRYGASFTPRIIERAAGAYVYDSEGRAILDFTSGQMSAVLGHSHPDIVRAVSESVATLDHLFSGMLSRPVVDLAKKLAATLPAELSRTLLLTTGAEANEAALKMAKLYTGGYEVVSFDRSWHGMTSGAAAATFSAGRRGYGPTMPGNLTLPTPDSYRPQFRYSDGSYDWETELAYGFSLVDRQSTGALAACLVEPILSSGGIIDPPLGYLARLKELCVERGMLLILDEAQTGLGRTGQMYAFERDGVVPDILTLSKTLGAGLPVAAVVTGDSIEETCRERGFLFLTTHASDPLAATVANTVLDVIERESLVERAAKLGEQLVDRLDALRDTYEVVGDVRGRGLLRGIEFVTDKASKAPADALGQAVTTACLERGLHLNIVQLPGMGGIFRIAPPLTTSEDELHDGIDILDASIKAVLAAS from the coding sequence GTGAGCACCGACAGCTTCTGGGACGACGCCGATCGCCACCTCGTTCGCTACGGCGCTAGCTTCACCCCACGCATCATCGAGCGCGCAGCAGGGGCGTACGTGTACGACAGTGAGGGTCGCGCAATCCTCGACTTCACCTCGGGCCAGATGAGTGCGGTGCTCGGGCACTCGCACCCCGACATCGTCAGAGCGGTGTCCGAGTCGGTGGCAACACTCGACCACCTGTTCAGCGGAATGTTGAGCAGGCCGGTGGTGGATTTGGCGAAGAAGCTTGCGGCAACCCTGCCGGCGGAGCTGAGCAGGACACTGCTGCTGACGACCGGTGCCGAGGCCAACGAAGCTGCACTCAAGATGGCGAAGCTCTACACGGGTGGATACGAGGTCGTCTCGTTCGACCGGTCCTGGCACGGCATGACCTCCGGTGCCGCAGCAGCAACCTTCTCAGCCGGCCGCCGCGGGTACGGCCCTACGATGCCGGGCAACCTGACACTTCCGACGCCGGACTCCTATCGCCCACAATTCCGGTATTCCGACGGCTCGTACGACTGGGAAACCGAACTGGCATATGGCTTCTCATTGGTGGACAGACAGTCGACCGGCGCTCTCGCGGCCTGCCTGGTGGAACCGATTCTGTCGTCCGGAGGCATCATCGATCCGCCTCTCGGCTACCTCGCGCGTCTGAAGGAGCTGTGTGTCGAGCGTGGGATGCTGCTCATCCTCGACGAAGCCCAGACCGGTCTCGGGCGGACCGGTCAGATGTATGCGTTCGAGCGTGATGGCGTGGTCCCGGACATTCTGACGCTGTCGAAGACACTCGGCGCCGGCCTTCCGGTGGCGGCCGTCGTCACCGGGGACAGCATCGAGGAGACGTGTCGCGAGCGCGGGTTCCTGTTCCTCACCACGCATGCGTCCGATCCCCTGGCCGCTACTGTTGCCAACACCGTTCTCGACGTCATCGAACGCGAAAGCCTGGTCGAACGTGCCGCGAAGTTGGGCGAGCAGCTCGTGGATCGACTCGACGCCTTGCGCGATACCTACGAGGTCGTCGGCGATGTCCGAGGCCGCGGACTGCTGCGAGGGATCGAGTTCGTCACCGACAAGGCAAGCAAGGCCCCCGCCGACGCCCTGGGCCAAGCTGTGACGACTGCGTGCCTCGAGCGCGGGCTGCACCTCAACATCGTGCAGTTACCCGGTATGGGTGGCATCTTCCGAATCGCGCCCCCGTTGACGACGAGTGAGGACGAACTACACGACGGAATCGACATCCTCGACGCGTCCATCAAGGCAGTTCTCGCAGCTTCGTGA
- a CDS encoding MerR family transcriptional regulator: protein MATVDLMGKALAALAAADTPMTMDIVHGLIDPGEVTDPLAISEVAELLDLSPHTLRYYERCGLIEVDRDSHGHRQYDAAAVRRLVFLSRMRLSGMPMRDLQQYVDLVDRGDVTVPERLDILVEHRDTIRRQIRELQLSLLATEYKIATYGGATGP, encoded by the coding sequence ATGGCGACCGTGGATTTGATGGGTAAGGCGCTGGCAGCGCTGGCTGCAGCGGACACACCGATGACGATGGACATCGTTCACGGGCTGATCGATCCGGGTGAGGTAACCGATCCTCTCGCTATCTCCGAGGTGGCCGAACTGCTCGATCTTTCACCGCACACGCTGCGCTACTACGAGAGATGCGGTCTGATCGAGGTGGACCGCGATTCGCACGGTCACCGGCAGTACGACGCCGCGGCGGTGCGTAGGCTCGTATTTCTCTCGCGAATGCGCTTGTCGGGCATGCCTATGCGGGACCTGCAGCAATACGTCGATCTCGTCGACCGCGGGGACGTTACTGTCCCGGAACGGCTCGACATCCTCGTCGAACACCGCGACACCATCCGTCGGCAGATACGGGAGCTTCAATTATCCTTGTTGGCAACCGAATACAAGATCGCTACGTACGGGGGCGCCACGGGGCCCTAG
- a CDS encoding TetR/AcrR family transcriptional regulator has translation MEKSTRDALLDAGLDLLGRVGFRGWSMRGVEDEAGVPHGSARHHFANQHGLVLNMVRHLLSGDRPRPGETPQDRIARWIEPELGRTRARYELIVASFHDAELAAELVRGRDQLITAVIEETGIAAADAAEFAAAMDGLLLDALLRRQGPNSIDARKIMDLFRHTR, from the coding sequence GTGGAGAAGTCGACTCGGGACGCACTGCTGGATGCCGGGCTCGATCTGCTCGGGCGAGTCGGTTTCCGCGGATGGTCCATGCGGGGCGTGGAGGACGAGGCGGGCGTTCCTCACGGATCAGCGCGTCACCACTTCGCCAACCAGCATGGGCTGGTTCTGAACATGGTGCGACACTTGCTCAGCGGGGACCGTCCTCGCCCCGGAGAGACACCGCAGGATCGAATTGCGCGATGGATCGAGCCGGAGCTGGGACGGACTCGGGCTCGGTACGAACTGATTGTTGCTTCCTTTCACGATGCCGAACTTGCAGCGGAGCTGGTTCGTGGCCGGGACCAGTTGATCACCGCCGTGATCGAAGAGACCGGTATCGCTGCAGCCGATGCAGCCGAATTCGCTGCAGCGATGGACGGTTTACTCTTGGACGCGCTACTTCGCAGACAAGGGCCGAACTCGATCGACGCACGAAAGATCATGGATCTGTTCCGACACACACGGTGA
- a CDS encoding aldo/keto reductase, translated as MTTLDEYRLLGRSGLRVSPLSLGTMTFGDAWGWGADKETSQKIFDAYVEAGGNMVDTASIYTDGQSEQYLGEFVRGRRESVVIATKYSGTRNPTDPNAGGGNRKSLIGSVEASLRNLGTDYIDLLYLHAWDGLTPADEIIAAMGELVRSGKVLYLGISDTPAWEVSRMQTIAELRGWPTLAALQVEYSLIERSTERDLIPMAAELGLGVIPWAPLGGGVLTGKYTTADLIAPGSDVPGGTRREHAVANRTLTARGLGISDVVAEIARETGQTAARIALAWTLQNPAVVSSLIGARTPEQLQDNLGALEIEFDDEHLQRLDEASAVDLGFPHEFLMRPMVRGVAHGETRTRPRSPVRW; from the coding sequence ATGACAACTTTGGACGAGTACCGGTTGCTAGGACGATCCGGGCTACGCGTTTCACCACTATCGCTGGGAACCATGACATTCGGCGACGCTTGGGGTTGGGGAGCTGACAAGGAAACATCACAGAAGATCTTCGACGCATACGTCGAGGCCGGCGGCAATATGGTCGATACCGCCAGCATCTACACCGACGGCCAGTCCGAGCAGTATCTCGGCGAGTTCGTTCGGGGCCGTCGGGAGTCGGTGGTGATCGCGACGAAATATTCGGGAACACGCAATCCGACCGACCCCAATGCGGGCGGCGGCAATCGCAAGAGTCTGATCGGATCCGTCGAAGCCAGTCTCCGAAACCTCGGAACGGACTACATCGACCTGCTGTATCTCCACGCGTGGGATGGACTCACCCCCGCCGACGAGATCATCGCCGCGATGGGAGAGCTGGTCCGTAGTGGCAAGGTCCTCTACCTGGGCATTTCCGACACACCTGCGTGGGAGGTATCTCGAATGCAGACCATCGCCGAGCTTCGGGGTTGGCCCACGCTTGCGGCCCTGCAAGTCGAGTACAGCCTCATCGAGCGATCGACCGAACGTGACCTGATTCCGATGGCTGCAGAACTGGGTCTCGGCGTGATCCCATGGGCGCCATTGGGCGGCGGCGTGCTCACTGGCAAGTACACCACCGCGGACCTGATAGCTCCTGGGTCCGACGTCCCGGGTGGCACCCGCCGCGAACACGCGGTAGCGAACCGGACATTGACCGCCCGAGGCCTGGGAATATCGGACGTCGTCGCCGAGATCGCACGAGAAACCGGCCAGACCGCAGCGCGAATCGCCCTCGCCTGGACGCTCCAGAATCCGGCGGTGGTCAGTTCGCTGATCGGTGCCCGTACGCCAGAACAGTTGCAGGACAATCTTGGTGCGCTCGAGATCGAATTCGACGACGAGCACCTGCAGCGACTCGACGAAGCCAGCGCCGTGGATCTCGGATTCCCACACGAGTTCCTGATGAGGCCGATGGTGCGCGGCGTCGCGCACGGAGAAACCCGAACCCGTCCGCGTAGCCCGGTTCGCTGGTAG
- a CDS encoding helix-turn-helix transcriptional regulator, with product MNQTPPSIARQELAAFLRKRREALQPADVGLPPRISSTRTPGLRREEVAALAGVSVDYLIRLEQAREVRPSPQVVRSLSVALKLTTDQTGYLFTLAGHRLPERSTRPNVPSGLAQLVLDVSPLPAMVLNHRLDILAWNDVMATLLLDLGDQSDQDRNVLRMCFLDSRFDGFYGQRDDVVRGAVADLRAAWAGHAHDDELARLIQELEEGSDEFARYWRSREVSVRAQGDKPMDHPIVGPVTVSFDVLNPLGDPDLRLIIYRAADPRSQSALDELARISEQRSKRHLRTI from the coding sequence GTGAATCAGACGCCGCCATCCATCGCACGTCAGGAGCTGGCGGCATTCCTGCGCAAACGGCGCGAAGCGCTACAACCTGCAGATGTGGGGCTCCCGCCGCGCATCAGTTCGACGCGGACACCAGGGCTTCGACGCGAAGAGGTAGCAGCGCTCGCGGGAGTGAGCGTCGACTACCTGATTCGACTGGAGCAGGCACGCGAGGTTCGGCCGTCACCGCAGGTAGTTCGGTCGTTGTCCGTCGCACTGAAGCTGACGACCGATCAGACCGGATACCTATTCACTCTCGCCGGGCACCGACTGCCGGAGCGATCCACCCGCCCGAACGTGCCCAGCGGACTTGCACAGCTGGTTCTCGACGTCAGCCCCCTGCCCGCCATGGTCCTGAACCATCGCCTCGACATCCTGGCCTGGAACGACGTCATGGCCACGCTGTTGCTCGACCTCGGTGACCAATCCGATCAAGATCGCAACGTCCTGCGAATGTGTTTCCTGGACAGTCGCTTCGACGGCTTCTACGGGCAGCGCGACGACGTCGTCCGGGGTGCTGTCGCCGATCTGCGTGCAGCCTGGGCGGGTCATGCGCACGACGACGAGTTGGCACGACTCATCCAGGAACTCGAAGAAGGCAGCGACGAGTTCGCGCGCTACTGGCGCTCACGCGAAGTCTCGGTACGGGCACAGGGCGACAAGCCGATGGACCACCCTATCGTCGGGCCCGTCACCGTGAGCTTCGACGTACTCAACCCGCTCGGAGACCCTGATCTTCGCCTCATCATCTACCGAGCTGCCGACCCCCGATCACAGTCTGCGCTCGACGAACTCGCACGCATCTCCGAACAGCGAAGCAAGCGACATCTGCGGACGATCTGA
- a CDS encoding putative glycolipid-binding domain-containing protein, producing the protein MEIDTSRLAALPATAAWRHLGLRAGFEIAHFSTSNRDGMTRLWGNSLIVEDGVGYAVTYSVSVDENWKTREATIETHTRVATRTTQLLRDEGGGWTVDGRARPDLAGCIDIDLEASLVTNTLPIHRLVENPGTYAVKAAYVQLDCTAGVLDQTYDIPVIGASRFSCAYTAPRFDFTADLHYDETGLILDYPGLATREPVGA; encoded by the coding sequence ATGGAAATCGACACGAGTCGGCTCGCTGCACTCCCTGCGACCGCAGCGTGGAGGCATCTCGGACTCCGAGCCGGATTCGAGATCGCGCACTTCTCGACCAGCAACAGAGACGGCATGACCCGGCTGTGGGGAAACAGTCTGATCGTGGAAGACGGGGTCGGCTACGCAGTGACCTACAGCGTCAGCGTCGACGAGAACTGGAAGACCCGCGAGGCCACCATCGAGACACACACCCGCGTGGCGACGCGGACGACCCAACTCCTACGAGACGAGGGAGGCGGTTGGACCGTCGACGGGAGGGCCCGGCCGGATCTCGCGGGCTGCATCGATATCGATCTCGAAGCTTCCCTCGTGACCAATACCCTTCCCATCCATAGGCTCGTCGAGAATCCGGGTACGTACGCGGTGAAGGCGGCGTACGTGCAACTTGACTGCACGGCCGGTGTCTTGGATCAGACCTACGACATCCCGGTCATCGGTGCGTCCCGGTTTTCCTGCGCGTACACCGCACCTCGGTTCGACTTCACAGCCGACTTGCACTACGACGAAACAGGATTGATCCTCGACTATCCCGGACTGGCAACGCGCGAACCGGTTGGAGCCTGA
- a CDS encoding FAD-binding dehydrogenase: MDADVIVVGAGLAGLVATAELADAGKRVLLLDQEPEQNLGGQAFWSLGGLFMVDTPEQRRMGIKDSPELAWQDWLGSATFDRGIDDPAGEDYWGHQWAQAYLNFAAGEKRSWLHAQGVRWVPIVGWAERGGYLAEGHGNSVPRFHLTWGTGPGVVAPFERRVREAAAKGLVRFAFRHRVDELTDTAGVVDGVRGAVLEPSTSERGSGSTRVEVGEFDLRAGAVLVTAGGIGSNHDLVRENWPARLGAAPKSMISGVPEHVDGRMLGITERAGGRLVNKDRMWHYTEGIKNWNPIWKNHGIRIIPGPSSMWFDARGQRFPVPNFPGFDTLGTLKAIQDSGYDYSWFVLTQKIVEKEFALSGSEQNPDITGKNLKLVLGRVLPGASEPVEAFKKNGEDFVVADSLRELVVGMNRISGDDLIDLADLQRQIVSRDREVDNPFTKDLQISAIHNSRRSRGERIARTAAPHKILDPKSGPLIAVRLNIITRKTLGGIQTDLDGRVLDTEGSAVPGLWAAGEIAGFGGGGVHGYRSLEGTFLGGCIFGGRQAGRALAAQA, translated from the coding sequence ATGGACGCAGACGTGATCGTGGTGGGAGCGGGACTTGCCGGATTGGTAGCGACCGCGGAGCTCGCTGATGCAGGCAAGCGGGTCCTGTTGCTCGATCAGGAACCGGAGCAGAACCTCGGTGGGCAGGCGTTCTGGTCGCTCGGTGGTCTGTTCATGGTCGATACCCCCGAGCAACGGCGTATGGGGATCAAAGATTCGCCTGAATTGGCGTGGCAGGACTGGCTCGGAAGCGCGACATTCGACCGAGGAATCGACGATCCAGCGGGTGAGGACTACTGGGGACACCAGTGGGCGCAGGCCTACCTGAACTTCGCAGCAGGGGAGAAGCGGTCCTGGCTCCACGCGCAAGGCGTGCGGTGGGTTCCGATCGTCGGCTGGGCCGAGCGAGGCGGCTACCTCGCCGAAGGACACGGAAACTCGGTTCCTCGTTTTCATTTGACCTGGGGTACCGGCCCCGGCGTCGTGGCGCCGTTCGAGCGGAGGGTCCGCGAGGCAGCCGCCAAGGGTCTTGTGCGCTTTGCGTTTCGCCATCGGGTCGACGAATTGACCGACACAGCAGGCGTCGTCGACGGCGTGCGTGGCGCAGTCCTCGAGCCCAGCACGTCCGAGCGTGGCTCGGGGAGTACCCGCGTCGAGGTCGGCGAGTTCGATCTGCGCGCAGGAGCGGTGTTGGTGACAGCAGGTGGAATCGGTTCGAATCATGATCTGGTACGCGAGAATTGGCCTGCGCGATTGGGTGCGGCACCGAAGTCGATGATCTCCGGCGTTCCCGAGCATGTCGACGGCCGGATGCTCGGGATCACCGAGCGTGCAGGCGGTCGGCTCGTCAACAAGGATCGGATGTGGCACTACACCGAGGGCATCAAGAACTGGAACCCGATCTGGAAGAACCACGGAATCCGAATCATTCCTGGGCCTTCGTCGATGTGGTTCGATGCGCGTGGGCAGCGATTCCCGGTTCCGAACTTCCCCGGATTCGACACCCTCGGCACACTGAAAGCCATCCAGGACAGCGGGTACGACTACTCCTGGTTCGTTCTTACGCAGAAGATCGTCGAGAAGGAGTTCGCACTGTCGGGGTCGGAGCAGAACCCCGACATAACCGGCAAGAACCTCAAACTGGTGCTCGGACGAGTTCTGCCGGGCGCCAGCGAACCGGTCGAGGCCTTCAAGAAAAATGGTGAGGACTTCGTCGTCGCGGATTCCCTGCGTGAGCTCGTTGTCGGAATGAATAGGATATCCGGGGACGACCTGATCGACCTCGCCGATCTGCAGCGCCAGATCGTTTCTCGTGACCGTGAAGTCGACAATCCGTTCACCAAGGATCTGCAGATCTCGGCTATCCACAACTCCCGACGATCACGCGGCGAGCGAATCGCTCGTACTGCCGCGCCGCACAAGATCCTCGACCCGAAATCCGGTCCACTGATCGCAGTGCGACTGAACATCATCACCCGGAAAACGTTGGGTGGCATCCAGACCGACCTCGACGGGCGGGTCCTCGATACCGAAGGATCCGCTGTGCCCGGTTTGTGGGCCGCGGGTGAGATCGCTGGATTCGGCGGTGGCGGCGTACACGGCTACCGATCGCTCGAAGGTACCTTCCTGGGTGGCTGCATCTTCGGCGGGCGACAGGCGGGTCGGGCGCTGGCCGCGCAGGCGTGA